In Streptococcus gallolyticus subsp. gallolyticus DSM 16831, the sequence GAAGTTCAACAAATTATCTTTGCTTGTGACGCTGGTATGGGAAGTTCGGCTATGGGAGCTTCAATCTTACGTGACAAAGTTAAAAAAGCTGGACTTGATATTCCAGTATCTAACAAAGCAATTTCAAATCTAACTGATACTCCAAATACTTTAATTGTCACTCAAGAAGAATTAGCTGAACGTGCAGCGCAAAAAACACCAAGTGCAGTTCATGTGAGTGTTGATAATTTCTTAGCTACTCCAAAATATGATGAAATTGTTTCTGCGCTAAGTGGCGAATCTGCTGGTGTTCAACCTGTTAATCAAGAAGCTGCTGACGCTGCCAATACTGAAAGTAATGAAATTGACCTTAATCAAATTGACGAAGTTATCTTTGCTTACGGCAAAGCAAGAGGCTCAGTAACAATGGGTGAAGCAACCTTAAAAGCAATCTTTAAAAATAAATCAATCGGTATTCCAGTTGCAAAAGAAGCAAATGACCAACTCGGAAAATTCAATGCGAAGAATATTCTTATCGTATCAACGATTGCAAATCAAACAGAAGTACAAAAATATGCGCCAAATGCACAACTTTTGATAGTAGATAGTTTGGTAACAACTCCTGAATACGACAAAATGGTTGCTCGAATGTATAAATAATGATGAAAGTAGTCTTTAGTACATTATGCTATTAACAAAACGAGAAGAACAGTTGTTGAAAGCTTTCTTAGAATTTGGAAAGCTTTCAATTGATAATATTTCAGATATTTTAAAGGTGTCAAAACGTACGGTTTATCGTACAATTGCTGACTTAACAGATAGTCTAGCGATACTAGATGTTGACATTGTTAAAGAAGAGAACAAGTATCAATTATTGGGAAATTTGGAAAATCTTTCTGACTTTACAACGCAAGTTGCCTATACACGCAATGAACGTCTTAATTTGATTACTTATCAGCTTTTGATTAGTGATGAAGAAGTCACAAACGATGATTTACAAGAACAATTTGCGGTTAGCAATGTCACGATTATCCAAGATATTGCGGATATTGAAAAACGCCTAAAAGATTTTGATTTAATCTTAGAGAGAAAAAAAGGCTATTTTTTGAGTAGTCCAACTCACAATAAGCGGAGAGTTTTGGCAATATTGTTAACGAATAATATCAGTCTGCCAAATTTTTGGAAACATGACTACAATCACTTTACCATTGTTTCTTCTGAACAATTGAAACAAGCGACTGAAGTTTTTCAACGTTATCAAAAAGAACTTCCTGAATTTGATGCGAAGTTGACTCAATTTTTCATTATTTTACTAGCTTTGACAAATTGGGGGCAAGTTGAGTTGAGGTCAACACCTGTTACGAAAGTATCACTTGAATTCTCGCAGAAAGTTTTTGCTGATTTTTCACGCATGAGTGGGCAATTTTATAGCTTAAAAGAAATTCTTTATTATGCTGAGATGGTGGATGAATTAGCTGTCAAACGTCAAGAAACACCTCTATTTAATGAAAATTTTGACAGTGAATTCTTCTATAACGTTTCAAATCTCATCGATAAAGTTGCTCGTTATACTAAAATCAATTTTGCTAAAGATCAGGTTTTGTTTAAATTTCTATTTAACCATATTCGTTTAAATTTAGCTGTTCCGCTGATTTTTGAGGAATCAAATAGTACTTCAATTGCTCACCAGACGCTTCATAGCAACGAATACCTTCATCGAGTAGTGAGCTTATTAGTTAAAGAAATTTTTCCAGCTTACCTACAGAGTGAGCGAGAGTACGAGTTAATCACTTTGCATTTTGCTTCTAGTTTACGTCGTAGCCCAGATATTTACCCTATTTCGCTGTTATTGTTAACGGACGAACGCCCATTGGCTACGGAATTATTAGTGACAAGGATAAAGACCATTGCGCCTTTTGTTGAAACAATCCAAGTCAAAGCAAGTTCTCAGTATGATGCTAAGGACAAGGAATACTACGACAGCGTTTTATCAACCAAGGTTTTACGCGATGATGACATCAAGATGATTTCAATTTATCCAGATGCAAAAGAATTATTAACGTTACAAGAATACCTTCAAAATGTGCAGGCACATCGAGAAGTGAGAGTTCGTGAACAAATCATTCGGACACCGCAGTATGATTTTCAAAAATATTTGCTTGCCAGTCAAATGCTTCTCAGTCGTTTTGCCTATCAGCATATCGATAATCCAAAATCATTTGTCGAAACTGTGCCGACATTGATAGATAATATCGAGGGCATTACGGATAAGAATTACCTATCTCAAAAATTATTGCAACGTTTCAAGACAAGTCCAATGGCTATTCCAGAAACCAATCTTGCCTTGCTTCACACTTATTCAAGTAAGGTTACGAAAAGTTGTTTTGTTATTTTTGATTTGGAAAATCCTGTGCCAGCCATGTCCATGAATCACCAAGAAGAAGAAATTTCACGGGTGCTTGTCATGCTAACTCGTCTCAACGAGAGCGATGAAGTTAGAGATTTAATGACGGCTATTAGTCAATCTATTATCGAAAATCATTTGTACACAGAAATTTACAAAACGGGTAATAAGGATATTATCTATCAACTACTCAATCAAATTTTTACGGAAAAAATAAAGAAACTGGAGAATTAGACATGGATTTTCAAAAAGATTTAATCAAGTTAAATGAATCATTTGACACCAAAGAAGAAGCCATTCGGTATTGTGGCAGACTTTTGTTTCAAGGTGGTTATGTTCAAGAAGATTACATTGAAGCAATGATTCAACGTGACAATGACCTTTCTGTTTATATGGGGAATTTTATCGCTATTCCTCATGGAACAGATGAAGCTAAAGAGAAAGTCTTGGAATCAGGCATTACCGTTGTTCAAGTGCCAGATGGTGTGAATTTTGGGACTGAAGATAATCCGCAGATTGCAACGGTTCTGTTTGGAATTGCAGGAATTGGGAACGAACATTTGGAAATGATTCAAAAAATCTCAATTTTCTGTGCTGATGTTGATAACGTCGTCAAATTGGCAGATGCGCAATCAAAAGACGAGATTATTCGATTATTAAATAATGTGGAATAGACAGAGAGGGACGAAAAATGAAAAATGCAGTACATTTTGGTGCAGGAAATATAGGACGTGGTTTTATTGGTGATATTCTTTCAAAGAATAATGTTGCCATTACCTTTGTTGATGTTAATGAACGCGTGATTGACGAGCTTAACAAACGACATTCCTATGAAATCGAAGTCGCCGAGGAAGGGCAACCGCATATCGTTGTCAAAAATGTAAGCGGTGTCAATAATTCTAAAAATCCTGATGAGGTTATCAAGGCTATTGCCAGTGCGGATATTATCACGACCGCAATCGGTCCTAATATTCTGCCGTTTATTGCTGAGTTAATCGCAAAAGGAATTGAAGCTCGCAAAGCTGCTGGGAACAACACACCGATTGACGTTCTAGCTTGTGAAAATATGATTGGTGGTTCGCAATATTTGTACCAAGAAGTGAAGAAGTATTTATCAGCAGACGATTTGGTATTTGCTGAACAGTACGTTGGTTTTCCAAATGCAGCAGTAGATCGTATCGTACCAGCACAAACTCATGAAGATCCTCTTTTTGTTGTTGTAGAACCTTTCAATGAATGGGTAGTTGAAACAAGTCGTATGAAAAATCCAACCTTTAAACTAACTGGAGTTCATTACGAAAAAGACTTGGAACCATTTATTGAACGAAAACTTTTCTCAGTTAATTCAGGTCACGCAACGTCAGCTTATACAGGTGCATTTTATGGCGCTAAGACAATCTTAGAAGCTCTAAAAGATGATCGTGTCAAGGCTCAAGTTGAAGCTGTTCTTGGTGAGATTCGCAGTCTTCTCATTGCTAAGTGGAACTTTGACGAGCAGGCATTGATTGATTATCATAAAATTATCATCAGTCGGTTTGAAAATCCTTTTATCGTTGATGATGTCAATAGAGTAGCTAGAACACCGATTCGTAAACTTGGTTATGATGAACGTTTTATTCGTCCAATTCGTGAATTAAAAGAACGTCAGTTATCTTATCAAAATCTCCTTAAGACAATTGCTTTTGTTTTTAATTACAACGATTCAAACGATGAACAAAGTGTTCAATTGCAAGAACTTTTGGCGACAAAACCATTACCAGAAGTAGTTGCTGATGTGACAGGTTTAACAGACCAAGACTTGATTTCAGAGATTGTTGATAGCATCGAAAATCTATAACGACGATTTTAGAGGATAGGTTTTTGTTTGGAGGCATTTTGCCTCCTTTTTATATTGATTTCTAACCTCGCAAAGTCGGTTACCGTTGAATAATCTCTTGTCAAATAGCGATTTCTAGGGTAAAATGGGTAATGTAACTTTTTGAAGTCGGAAATAAAAGTTATAGCTATTTTTGATAAGGAGAAATGATGTCTTTACCAAATTGTCCACAATGTAACTCTGAGTATGTTTACGAAGATGGTTTATTACTAGTTTGCCCAGAGTGCGCTTATGAATGGAATCCAAGCGATTCAGTTGAAGAAGAAGGCTTGGTTGTTCTTGATAGCAACGGTACACGTCTTGCTGACGGAGATAGCGTTACTATCGTGAAAAATCTAAAAGTAAAAGGTGCACCAAAAGACCTTAAACAAGGTACTCGTGTGAAAAACATTCGTCTTGTTGAAGGTGACCACAACATTGATTGTAAAATTGATGGTTTTGGCGCAATGAAATTAAAATCAGAGTTTGTAAAAAAATTGTAATGATTGAAAGCTAGACGAGATGTCTAGTTTTTTAGTTTGATGCCGATTTTTGGAAAAAATTTTAAGCAGAGACTAGTCAGCAAATGTCTGTTATTTTTATACTTTTTATGTAAAAATATTCTCAGATATATTCAAACCGTCTGAAATTTTGGTATAATAGAAGCAAATTCTATTTAGGAGATCACATGTCATATATTTTACAAGTTCTGCCAAGCTTGTTAGATGGCGCTAAGGTAACTTTGCAAGTTTTCTGTATTGTTATTGTTTTGTCAATACCGTTTGGTGCTGTCTTGGCTTTTTTGATGCAGATTAAATTCAAACCATTACAATGGTTGTTGACGTTATATGTTTGGATTATGCGTGGAACACCATTGTTATTACAATTAATTTTCTTCTACTACGTGTTGCCGAGTGTTGGTGTTGTAATGGATCGCTTGCCAGCAGCTATTTTAGCGTTCACGTTGAATTACGCAGCTTATTTTGCAGAAATTTTTCGCGGAGGTATTGCAGCCATTCCTAAAGGGCAATACGAAGCAGCTAAGGTTTTAAAACTAAATCAACTCCAAACGATTCATTATATTATCTTACCGCAAGTGTTCAAGATTGTTTTACCAAGTGTTTTCAATGAAATTATTAATCTTGTTAAAGATTCATCATTGGTTTACGTTCTTGGTGTGGGCGATTTGTTGCTTGCAAGTAAAACCGCAGCCAATCGTGATGCCACATTAGCACCGATGTTTGTTGCTGGAGCAATTTACCTATTGATGATTGGTGTGGTGACACTGATTTCAAAACAAACTGAGAAAAAATTTAATTACTATAAATAAGAGGTGACCAGATGTTAGAATTAAAAAATATTTCCAAACAATTTGGTCAAAAGAAGATTTTTGATCATTTTAATTTGACGATTGAAGATGGCAAAATTTTATCTCTCGTTGGTCCTTCAGGTGGCGGAAAGACAACCCTGCTACGTATGCTTGCTGGACTTGAAAAAATTGATTCTGGGGAAATCATTTACAATGGCGA encodes:
- a CDS encoding BglG family transcription antiterminator, which produces MLLTKREEQLLKAFLEFGKLSIDNISDILKVSKRTVYRTIADLTDSLAILDVDIVKEENKYQLLGNLENLSDFTTQVAYTRNERLNLITYQLLISDEEVTNDDLQEQFAVSNVTIIQDIADIEKRLKDFDLILERKKGYFLSSPTHNKRRVLAILLTNNISLPNFWKHDYNHFTIVSSEQLKQATEVFQRYQKELPEFDAKLTQFFIILLALTNWGQVELRSTPVTKVSLEFSQKVFADFSRMSGQFYSLKEILYYAEMVDELAVKRQETPLFNENFDSEFFYNVSNLIDKVARYTKINFAKDQVLFKFLFNHIRLNLAVPLIFEESNSTSIAHQTLHSNEYLHRVVSLLVKEIFPAYLQSEREYELITLHFASSLRRSPDIYPISLLLLTDERPLATELLVTRIKTIAPFVETIQVKASSQYDAKDKEYYDSVLSTKVLRDDDIKMISIYPDAKELLTLQEYLQNVQAHREVRVREQIIRTPQYDFQKYLLASQMLLSRFAYQHIDNPKSFVETVPTLIDNIEGITDKNYLSQKLLQRFKTSPMAIPETNLALLHTYSSKVTKSCFVIFDLENPVPAMSMNHQEEEISRVLVMLTRLNESDEVRDLMTAISQSIIENHLYTEIYKTGNKDIIYQLLNQIFTEKIKKLEN
- a CDS encoding PTS sugar transporter subunit IIA: MDFQKDLIKLNESFDTKEEAIRYCGRLLFQGGYVQEDYIEAMIQRDNDLSVYMGNFIAIPHGTDEAKEKVLESGITVVQVPDGVNFGTEDNPQIATVLFGIAGIGNEHLEMIQKISIFCADVDNVVKLADAQSKDEIIRLLNNVE
- a CDS encoding mannitol-1-phosphate 5-dehydrogenase; this translates as MKNAVHFGAGNIGRGFIGDILSKNNVAITFVDVNERVIDELNKRHSYEIEVAEEGQPHIVVKNVSGVNNSKNPDEVIKAIASADIITTAIGPNILPFIAELIAKGIEARKAAGNNTPIDVLACENMIGGSQYLYQEVKKYLSADDLVFAEQYVGFPNAAVDRIVPAQTHEDPLFVVVEPFNEWVVETSRMKNPTFKLTGVHYEKDLEPFIERKLFSVNSGHATSAYTGAFYGAKTILEALKDDRVKAQVEAVLGEIRSLLIAKWNFDEQALIDYHKIIISRFENPFIVDDVNRVARTPIRKLGYDERFIRPIRELKERQLSYQNLLKTIAFVFNYNDSNDEQSVQLQELLATKPLPEVVADVTGLTDQDLISEIVDSIENL
- a CDS encoding zinc ribbon domain-containing protein YjdM; protein product: MSLPNCPQCNSEYVYEDGLLLVCPECAYEWNPSDSVEEEGLVVLDSNGTRLADGDSVTIVKNLKVKGAPKDLKQGTRVKNIRLVEGDHNIDCKIDGFGAMKLKSEFVKKL
- a CDS encoding amino acid ABC transporter permease; the encoded protein is MSYILQVLPSLLDGAKVTLQVFCIVIVLSIPFGAVLAFLMQIKFKPLQWLLTLYVWIMRGTPLLLQLIFFYYVLPSVGVVMDRLPAAILAFTLNYAAYFAEIFRGGIAAIPKGQYEAAKVLKLNQLQTIHYIILPQVFKIVLPSVFNEIINLVKDSSLVYVLGVGDLLLASKTAANRDATLAPMFVAGAIYLLMIGVVTLISKQTEKKFNYYK